The genomic DNA AGAATGCAAAGGACGCCATCCCGATGATGAACGTAAAACCTAGATTAATAGACCATCCGTAGCAATCTCGTACAGCTTTTTGTATATCTGGTTCAAGAGTCTGGATAAATTCCAGACTATGCTGAACTCCCTTGATAATTTGCTCAATATCTGTGCTTGTCTTCACGGTGTCTCTTAGACGATTGCGCAGTGATTGCTGAATAACCGCAGAGGACAAACACAAGCTGATCACACATCCTAGAGAACGAAAAAGATACGAATAGGCTGTAACCATTGTTCGATCTTTTAGATCTGCATTTGAGACTAGGTAGAAGTCAGCTAAGGTCCCTTCTTTAAAACCGTGCAATATAGCATACTGATACCAATCAAGGTTCCTGTCGTTCCCATGCCGTTGCTAAAGGCACACATAGAAATACCAACAATCATCAATCCAGTGTTGGTCGCTATATTTCGAGAGAACACAAAGACTACTGCCAAAGCTGTTGTCATCAAACTATACGCAAAAACGATGGTCCAGTAAAATTTTCCAGTCCGCCGTATGAACCAACCCCCAATAAACGAGCCGGAAACTCCACATATACAAGGTGGAATCAGTCGAATGGAAGCCGCAGTCGCCGAAACGCCCTGGTCAGCCTGGAAGAAAAGAACCGAATTGTAGATCAAGGCTATCCATGACCCAAAGCCGAAGAAGAGGCATGCATAACATGCGACCATCTTGCTGTCAAAAATAACGTGTAACGGAACAAGTGGTTCAGCTGCGACGTAGGCTTCGAAAATGCCAAATATAAGGAAGGAAGCCAACGATGCGGTCAGTGAAACAATGGTAATGGGTGAAGTCCACGAGACATTGCTCCCTCGATTCATGCCGATGAGGAGGCCAATGTTTGCAGCAACTAGAATGATTGCACCAAGGAAATCGATGCGTTGCAAGTTCATCCAGCAGTTGCTCCTATCTTGTTGAGGGAGCTTTAGGAGGGTTAGTACCGTAGTGAATGCTGCTAGGCAGATTGGGGCTTGCGCCAGAAACGCCCTATGAAAATCAGAAATGTGCGTGTAGGGGCAAGGGAAAAAGCCTAAACCTACCAACGCCAGCCAAGGTAATCCGCTGATATACCACCTAAAAAATATTAGCTTTAGCATTTGTATATGTATGATGGCAAGAATACGTGCCTAGAGGTGCCCCAAACGCAGCACCAAAACCGTAGATGATATTGATTTTTCCTTGCCAAACACCTCGGTCCTGTAATGGGACCAGTTCACCTATGATTATGCTTACAATAGAGGTCATGCCCCCCTCCAATGCCTTGAATTACCTAGCTAGTTTTAGTAGTGATTATTGTAATCCATAGAGAGACGCATATACCCTCGCTGTAACAAGTTGCCGAATATCTCGAGCCAACCCACAGAGTAGACTGCCAAATCCAAAACACATATAAGCAAAAAGAAGACATTGCTTCCGACCAAATATTTCGCTTAAGCGTCCATATATCGGCTCAAGAACTGTGAGTGTAAGGAAATATGCAGTCGCAAGCCAGTTAATGTGGCTTAGAGCATTGAGATCACTGCCGACCTTGCCATAGATGGCGACAGTCATAGTCTTTTCTGCAGCAGCTAGGAAAACCTACAGTCAAGCGTTAATATCGAAAATCATTGGATGGAACCGAGTAGAAGAGTCAAACCTTACCCCACAAGAAGCCGCCAGAATAATCCATGTTATTTGACCGTGAGGCTCAGAAGCACTTTCACGCTGCGCTTGATCGTTTGAAATATCCTTGGAAGCGACGACATTATCTCTGACAGCCAGCGATGCAGCTATACTCCCATTGACCCGATTTCTAATTAATGATGTAGTTTTGCTGGCTATGGGGTGCTTGGAAGCCATCAGTGAATCTATAGTCTAAGATTTTATAGCACCGGAACATGAAAGACAATAACTAGTTATATAGCCTGAAGAGAAGAATATCTCCCGACAGTCTGATTAGGGTGATGTTAAGAACTAACTAAAGAAAATATGGAAGTAGGGCCCTCTATAACTAACTTGCGGAGTGTACAGTCATTAGTGGTCGTAGCTTCACCCCTTCGTGTAGCATGCCACAAAATCAGTCACCGTTAGATCGACAACTGGCCAATCAAGCCAGCTATCTTGCGGCAGACATCTAGCGCTAAGCCATATACAGAACATGGGGGGCTGTCAAAAACCGTTGCGCAGCTGCGTGTAAGGGTGAAGCCGCAATCGCTAGCCACGGCAACTATTGTGAAACTGTAAAAATCATTTTGCTAATTTTTCTCGGTCTAGCCTAATCTAAATGATTTGTTGACGTGTTATCATTGCATTAATTGTTACACGTCATTAGTTACGATCCCACGTCATTAGTTACGATCCCACGTCATTAGTTACGATCCCACGTCAAAATGACTGATGTATATACCCATGTAGACTTAGCTCTGTAAAGTCTGTCCCTATGTGACGAAAACCCCTGTGTGCCGAGAATGACCAATCGGATTACGAGGGTCGTAGAGGAGTGTGTGATCCTTGCGATCCGGTTGGTCATTCTCGGCACACAGGGGTTTTCGTCACATAGGGACAGACTTTACAGAGCTAAGTCTACATGGGTATATACATCAGTCATTTTGACGTGGGATCGTAACTAATGACGTGGGATCGTAACTAATGACGTGGGATCGTAACTAATGACGTGTAACAATTAATGCAATGATAACACGTCAACAAATCATTTAGATTAGGCTAGACCGAGAAAAATTAGCAAAATGATTTTTACAGTTTCACAATAGTTGCCGTGGCTAGCGATTGCGGCTTCACCCTTACACGCAGCTGCGCAACGGTTTTTGACAGCCCCCCCATGTTCTGTATATGGCTTAGCGCTAGATGTCTGCCGCAAGATAGCTGGCTTGATTGGCCAGTTGTCGATCTAACGGTGACTGATTTTGTGGCATGCTACACGAAGGGGTGAAGCTACGACCACTAATGACTGTACATAACTAGTCTAACGTGCGATAGTACATATCCAATGACGTGGCACTATACAGTCAAACTCCCCTACTGTAACTAAACCCCATATAACGGCCTCTGACCAAATTCTTACATAGCCCCGAGCTACATAGAATAGAATAGAATAATAACATGTAACATCCGATGACGTGTAACATGAAAATTCAAACAATTTATCCCTTCTTACATTAGTCAGTTTGCGATCAACAGATCACAATTTACAGTTGCAGAGCCTGATACTTTAGACTTATATATTTGTGCACTTCTTACAGATACCCCTTAGCCCCAGCACTCTGAGAGCATTCTGATTACTTTCGATTTCAGTATTTCTTTTCAATATTCTCAGTGGGCTCTTAATAATTGTAATGGACAATGAAAAGGCTCTCCACGAAAGCTCCACCATAGGACAAAAATCTCCAGCCCTGGATTCCAAATCAGCTAAGACATGTTCCACTGGGAGCAATGACGGTGACGAATATGGAATTCTGTCTGGTTTCAGTACCGGCAAGCTTAACAGGTGCGGAACTACATCGCTACCCCATGTTCCAGCTCATCGGCAGAAAAAAGTTATTATTGTTGGTGCTGGGATTGCAGGTATTCAGCAAGCGACCGTCCTGCTTCGGACAAGTGTCATCAAACATGATGAGATGATGATTTTTGACATCCAAGATGGCTACGGTGGTGTCTGGAACAAAAACAAATATCCAGGCTGCGCTTGTGATGTTCCTGCGATTATTTATTCCACGTCCTATTTTATGAATAAAAGTAAAGCTAACGACTGCTTTTTTTGGATTCCTTTTACTAACATAAGAAACAGGATGGACAAACTTCTTTGCTACGAGACCGCAGATTAAGCAGTACTATACGGATTTTGCAGAACAATACCAGCTGCAGAAATGCACAAAGTTCCAGAGTTTTGTGCGGTCATGCGTTTGGGACAATGAGACTTTCAAATGGTGGCTTACCGTCCAGAACAAAATAACCGGTGAAACACAGCAGTGGTTAGCAGACTTTGTGTGCCAATGTGTTGGGACCCTGGACAGACCTAAATTCGGGACAACACCTGGCCGTGAAAAATACAGGGGCATATCTTGGCATACTGCCTATTGGCGGCATGACATTGACCTCACGGGAAAGAAAGTCGCCATTATTGGATGTGGACCTAGCGCTGCTCAAGTCATCCCAGAGATTGTGGACAGAGTAGAAAATCTCGCTGTCTATATGCGCAATCCCCCTACCTGTGTGCCCCGTAAAGACTTTAAGTATTCTAGGTAAGGATTTACTATACTCCAAGACAGGAACGTCATAGCCCTGACAAGTTTCTCTAGATTGTTCCGCTGGGCTTGTAATTGGGTTCCGGGCTTCGTATATTTTGTCCGCCAGTGGATGATTTTTAAGATTCGGTCAAATAGGAAGGTAGCCATGAGCGATACTAAAGAGAACTTAGCGATGAATGCAGCTGCTAAGCAATTCCTCGAGAGCGAAGTAAAAAATCGAGAGTTGCAAGAGATGCTGATGCCCAATTCTAAATGTTAGTAACATCCTTACCATTCTTAGTCTCTAGACTGACATGATTAAATATTACTGTAAACGACCGCTTCGAATGGATAACTTCTACAGTTCACTGACGAAGCCTAACTGTACCGTTATCCGAGAACGCCTCATAGAATATACAGAAAATGGTATCATATCTGAAGACACAAGTAGCCGTACACAAAAAGAAAGAGCATACGATGTTATCATCTTCGGAACTGGCTTCAATGCGGCACAGTATCTTGAGCATGAAAAGATTGAGGGACTTAGTGGCATCGATCTGCAAGAACAGTGGAAGCTGCATCCAGAAGCACTCTATGGTCTTGCGGTTTCTAACTTCCCTAACATGTTTTTATGCTCTGGTCCTAATACTGCAACAGTTTGGTCTTCCCAACAAGACAATTGGATTCTTCAAGCAAAGTTTGTGGGAAAGGCTATACGCGCGATGGACCAACGTTCTTGCCAAGATCCAGGAAATAAGTTCGCTATGTATCCTACAGAGAAAGCAGAACAAGAGTATAACGACCGAATACAGTTAGAACAGAAAAGATTTGTGTGGGCAGATATTGGATGTACATCTTATTACAAGAATGATGCAGGCTGGATTACGTTCGCAATGCCTTGGACTTACAATCAATTCTGGTGGATGCTTCGAACAATCAATTGGAGTCAATGGGAGGTTATTAGAAAAATAAACGCAAAAAACTAGAAATAAAACGATCGTATTGTCTCACTCGATCTCTAAAGCTAAGATCACTGACTGCGTGCCGAGACACAGGGTAACGAGATGCTATTCTACGCAGGAGTCAAAATATTCCCTTCGCGCACAAGCATAACGCTGTGCATATCTTACTGCGATTTAATAGTCTTTACTCAGTCAGGATGGCAATTTGTAACAAGATTGTCTCGGTTTTGGTAGCGCCGTCGATCGTTTCGTTGACGCCATTAAAGCCTGGTCTAGCTGTATATCCTAGCACCAGAGCGACCGTAGACATTGCGCAACATCTCGGAGGGCTCATAGGAAAGCTGTTGCAGTACAATGCAGTCAAttaaagtgtaaccgcgcgaggcagtcatcagagtatattgtgttctgttgttgttgtgctgtcatggccaccttatatgtagccataatcagggtctatttacatgacgtatctctgatgctggtgaggggagaaggtgctcatggaggggagggaggagcgccaggacaacgcacgtgacatgcgcaatacccttgcctcacaaaccgcaacaaAAGCAGTAGTCATAAAGATCATATATTCACAGTTTGACAGTGATTGGAGCCATATTGGTACACGCCGGGAGTTAGATTAGATTAGATTAGATTCATCCTACTCGGTTACGTGCCCGTGCGCGAGACGCCCGGATTCGCGAGACGACCCGCCGAACACCAAATTGTGAAATCAACACTAACTTCAACGCGTCATAACTCTACCAATATGGACCTAATCCAAGCTGCAATTGCAGCATTTGAATCACGAGAGCTAGGAGAACAAACCTCGTATACAAAAGTTGCAGCTAAGTACAACATTGATCGATCAATACTTACCGTGTCTGTGCGCGCaatgcgcggattcgcgtaATGCGCGGGGTCAACCACAAATTACTTTCACCTCAACCACCCACAGCGCCACCAATATGGATCCGATTGAAGCTGCGATTGCAGCAATCGACGCGCACGGACCTGGTGAAGGATTCTCGTATACAAAAATTGCAAAAGAGTTTGGAGTTGTGAGATCTACGTTGATCAGAAGGCATAAGGAGCTTACGCAACCCCGCTCCGACGCACATCGAAAACTCCATCCAGATCAAGAAAAGGAGATAGTACAGTATATTCAGGGGCTTACTGCGAAGCGTTTGCCACCTACAAGAGCTATTATACGCTCCCTAGCATCCTCCGTTGCCGGCACTAACgtcagcgagagctgggtgAATAGATTTCTCAAAAGAAACTCCAatcatctcatctcaaaaTGGACCAGGGGCATGGATCGGGCACGCTACAGAGCTGATTCAGGAGTCAAATACAAGCTGTACTTTGACCTGTTACACAAGAAAATCGGGGAGTATAAGATTAGGCCAGGGGACATCTACAACATGGACGAAAAGGGGTTTCTCATAGGCGTCACCGGCAGATCAAAACGAGTATTCGGCAGGCGTATgtgggagaagaaggaggttaCTACAGGGGTTCAGGACGGATCTCGCGAGTGGATTTCGATCCTAGCTTGTATTTGCGCTGATGGATCAGTTTTGCCGCCTGGCATTATCTATCAAGGTGGCTCAGGAGGCCTCCAATCAGACTGGGTAGACGACGTTGCCCAATCAGCTCATCCAGTATTCCTCAGCTCATCTAAATCCGGATCGTCGAACAATAAGATAGGGCTTGCCTGGCTTAAGGAGGTGTTTGAGCCAGCTACAAGGTCCAAAACGCTCCATTCACATCGATTACTTATTATAGGTGGGCACGGATCTCATATAAGTCAGGAGTTTTTGGACTATTGCAATGAGAACAGGATTCTCCTGACTATCTTTCCTTCTCATTCAACCCATACCCTCCAGCCCCTGGATGTTGCGATGTTCAGGCCTCTATCAGCTGCCTATACAAATGAGCTAATTACCTTCACCTACACCACCCAGAGCTTCTCCAAAATGAGAAAAGTATTGAaaagctggcactattagtagtagtatgactacctaatagagcgctctctaaggcacaacggtagtggtggtacgactcgtattgtattgactaaggagctattcacacgttcgtagatccgtgttgcgtgcagctgcgtccaagctccccgctaggacccacctgcacgtgtcaccaatcatgtgactactcctccgcttgataccaccaagtcacttacggactgtattctcaacaaaaaggagacttcttccaCCTTTTTTGGCCCGCCTGGATATCTACTTTTAGGCCTGAGCTCATCAAAAAGGCCTTCACCGCCACCGGCATCTGGCCACCCAATCCAGTTCGTGTACTCAAAAGATTCACCTGTACTACCCCTGAGGTAGTAGATGAGGACGAGGAGTCAACGGAGCCTATCGACGGGTCAGATTGGCGCAGGATCTATTCACTGGTCGTCAAAGTAGCCAAGGGTGAAAGGAGGAGTAGGGAGGTGAAAAGACTCCGGAGAACCATCCATCATCTCGCCACCCAAAATACGCTCCTTTACAAGGAGGTAAGGGGTCTCCTGGATAGGTTGAGTAGAAAGGCTCACCAGCAAAAAAGCTACCCCTTGAAACTCCAAAAAAACAAGGATAACTATCATGGGGGAGCTATTTTCTGGTCGCCAAGGAAGATCCGGGAGGCCAAGGAGCGTAGGATCCAAATAGAACAACAGAGAGATCGGGAGGCACTCCAAAAAGCTGAGATGAAAGAGTTGAGAGACCAGGCAAGGTTATACAAGCTTCGATTAGCTCAGGAGAAGCGTGCCGAACGAGAGGCAGCCAGGGAGAGGAGgatgaaggagaaggccgaGAAGGAGGCTGAACGCGCCCGCAAAAAGGCCGATCGCGACTCCAAAAAAGCTATCCAATAGTCCCAAAACAGTAAGCGTAAGGCTTCAACAAGCTCTAGTAATCGCAATAAGCGTCAAAAACGTGTTGCGGATGCTGCAGCTGTTGAAGAGGCCTCAGGAGCTGCACCAGCCCCACCActtatgatacgctcaacgcatggcgactttgaatggtaccaccgaaaactcaaccacgaggatacctcAGAATGCCCATGCGGTaggcccaagacgccagaacacctagtgttctgcaagagagccacaacacacttcaagaagtggcctctacgccccatcgtgccccctcgcacaagacaggaaggcctagcgtacctcgcgcaattaatagaccagccacaagagttcgagaccttcgtgaaggtaacgaactccttccatgacgagtgatttctatttttgaatttcactaagacccgctgaattccttggcattgttcagtgtaggattcgcggcaaaacgccgcatagatgccacaacccacacgctctctttcAAACCTTTTATTATATCTCAaattgcctcttgttacttattcgtttctctctctaaaaagcagttactgtactgcatcgatcaaaggcgcaagccacgaaatactagaatattgtaggaaaacggcttcaaatggcgggagtccttttcacgaacatgtatataggcaggacatcactccccttagatacaaaacacctaggaataggttccacgaggcaagtgcgacaacactataagaccacggcgggacccgcccgaataccctatgggaggttacagatagggcgttaaaccacaatcaacatcaacatcaaccaatgtcacggtttggggtctctcctgcAGTCGCAACTCACATTTGTAATGGAACGATGCCTATTTGGGACTAGCACGGTTGACGTCACCCAtctacataaactttccgtagcttgtacaatacaacctcagttcaatccttcaattcttcCAACCTCACATTCCTGCACAACCAAagctcacatcacgtggccgcaacggcaacctcccacaaaaatttagatagtacaagttaATTGCAAGCACATATTTACTGCAACACTACGTTTTTATGAATATTAAGCTACTGTGTGGCGTTGTACGGCTTCAAATTTGAGATCGCTGAGATGGTGTTCGGCGGGGCGTCTCGCGAATCCGGGCGTCTCGCGCACGGGCACGTTTTCAGCCGCATTTTCTCCGCAGCTATGCCCGGCATGGCTGGCGTAGCCAACCAACAGCCGACGCCGCGCGGACGTTGATCCGCGCCGCCCCACATCACTCCCTTATGGGAGCCAGCTGTTCCTAGGGGCCTGCTGTTTCCCCTCCACCACTATTTACAATCTGGCTGTCACCCTATCTAGATAATGGCTCTACTAATAGTGTGATGTGTTTATAAGCTCGTAGGGGCATACTGCCTCGTGTTTTGCGGCCGCGATACGTACATTCTCCCCAGCGCTCGGCTGTCGTCTATGCGTCTGCGATCCCAATGTGCCCAAGGATAGAGTTCTTAAATATCGCCGTACGTTACCGTATGTAAAGAACTTGGTGCTATACTAATATTAGTCAGCTGCTAAGGACGGCTATGATACATGCCCGCAACAGATGCCGTTGCAACGTGACCttcacagtccgcaacaatcaattaagtgggtcctagaaggttcagattggattgattgattaccgctttaagcctagtagttacctataggagtttaagccctacctagataggtaagtgggtctaggagagtgaccggattgaattgattgttgcggagtctagtgACCTTGGCCTGAAGATGCTGAGGCCGTCGCTCTAGTACGgaggtgcctttcaaaagtttGGCCCCCTGTCAGAAAGCCATAAGTTACTATGGTGAATTCGTAAGTTGCTCCGATTGTACGTGGCCTCTGCTCACATACGAAGAGATCGCTTTCGACTACCCAACGCTTTTAATCAAATTCAGGCCTTACAATGAATTACAGTGCTGCAACTCGTGCTCTTGTTATTTCTCTTAAAGCAACAGGCAAAGGCAATGGCGAGATAACTGACTTAACAGGTATAGAGAAGCGTACGCTCAACAGAATATATGCCCGGGCAATTGAGCGTGGATTTGACACAGCTGAACGTCCACTTAATCTTCGGGACGAGCATGTACAAGATGCACCTCGATCCGGCCGTCCGTCAAAGCAGAATAAGGATACAACTTCTGCTGTAGTGCTTACAGTACGCCGTGATCGCTATGGGAGAGAGAAATCGTGCGCTGACACTGCTAGTATGCTTAGAGAGAAAGGAATCGAAGTCTCAGTCAGCACTGTGTATCGTATACTCAAGAAAGCTGGGTTCAGAAAGACGAAACCGACAAGGAAGCCTGGGTTAACGAAGCAGATGCGTGAGGATCGACTTAAGTGGTGTTTAGAGCATAAAGACTGGACTCTCGAAGACTGGAAGAATGTGACTTGGTTAGACGAAACGAGTGTTGTGTTGCTCCATCGACGAGGTGGCTATCGTGTCTGGCGTAAAGCTGATGAAGCTTCTGTACGAAGCTGTATTCGGGAGCGTTGGAAAGGCTATTCCGAGTTTATGTTCTGGGCGTGCTTCTCCTATGACGAGAAGGGGCCGTGTCATTGCTGGTTaccagagaagaagaaggacaAGGAAAAGGCTGATAAAGAGATAGAGGAGATGAACAAGAATCTTGAGCCACCAATGAAAGAGAAATGGGAGCTTAATAATAGTATGCGTCGACTTAACCTACGAACAACCCGTGGCCGGAAGCCTCAGCGGCGATGGAATCAGAAGAATGGCAAGCTAGCTCGTGGTAAAGGTTCTGGTATTGATTGGTATCGCTATCAAACAACAACTCTTCGACCAAAGCTGCTACCCTTTGCGCAGCAGTGTAAAGATGCTCGACCAGGAACGATCGTACAGGAAGACAAGGCTCCATCACATGAGCATCACGCTCAGCAGCTGATATATGACCTACATAGCATTACGAAGCTTCTTTGGCCAGGTAATTCGCCAGATCTAAACGCGATTGAGCCATGCTGGCCATGGATGAAGAGAAGAATTACGAGAAAGGGCGCACCAAAGAGTAGAGCTGAAGCTATTCAGGCATGGGAGCAGTGTTGGGCGGAGTTGCCTCAAGACAAGATTCAGGCGTTGATCGAGCGTATCCCTATACATATACAAAAGATAATTGAGCCTAGGGGCGGTAATGAGTATAGAGAGGGTAGAGACGCTGGTCGATTTCGTGCTACTCCTTCTACTACTCTATCAGCTAATTCTGAATGGGAGGATATTTCATAAAACTTCAAGTAGTTAGTTAATTACAGTCAAGCAATGATATCGAGCTTTGCACTACAAGGCTTGCTCACGTGCTCGGACAAATAACCTAATCGGGCATAATGGCTTTTAGCTTTCTGACGGAGGGGGGCAAACCTTTGAAAGGCACCTCCGTAACTTAGTACTAAAATGGCTGTAGACGTGTAAATGACAACGACTACGTTCACCTTTATCTTGTTAACTCGACTGAGATAACGATGCCGTATGGCGACACTAATGTCACACGAGTGACTGTTGTACAGGAACAACCAGCTGACCAGGAGTTATAGTTCTAGCTGCTAGGAGAGAAAGTTGCTGTAGATGGTATCTAgtgtgaacggtctgtaggtactgtattccagctacctaatccagatgctatttacagtcgagatgaagagaagaagaggaagtgggcggccatcccgctttgtttgggttggcgcgCGGCGCACGGTGCACGGACTGCTGGGGGAAGGAGtgatagaaggaaggaagcgactaggccagcggcctagtcatgtgacctagggctcagcccgttacatcTAGAAGCATTACAATATCTTAAACCCGAAGCGCGATCTGTCGAAGCTCGAAGAGCTGACCAAAGCAGTACCTAGCAATGTGAGAACTTATCAGATAAGAGGCATAAAAAACTAAAGTATACAAACACTGTATCGTGGACGGTACTACTAATGTATTGCCTATTGTCGCAGTCTATGCAAGACTGCAGAAGCAATGACTTTAGCTGAGCCAAAGCAACAAGCCGCTGTAACAGCAACAAGGTGGCACTGCCTCAACAAGAAAAAGCAATAGCTATACATTAGAGGTAAATGAAGATAGTTGTTGCACGCGTGGGTGAGGTGAAAAGTTAATTTGTATTTTTACTAGCTTTCTAAAGTCTGCCCTTATGTGACGAAAAACCCTGTGAGCCGAAAATGACCAACCGGATCGCAAGGATGATACTCTTCTCTACGACCCTCATGATCCGGTTGGTCATTCTCGGCACACGGGGGTTTTCGTCGCATAGGGACGGACTTTAACTATCTTTGCAAACATCAATACGGTCATTAAGGATTGTGGCTTCACCTCTTCGTGTAGCATGCCACAAAATCAGTCACCGTTAGATCGACaaccagactccgcaacaatcaaatcaatcaatcttaaggttgtcgattggtttgattagcttgcggcgacgctgctgattgattgcggattgattgttagggtttttgagcagattgattgcgattgattggttgattggctgattgatgctaagaagtagtatacagggggttatggtgttgtactccagccttctatatcgtactgttgtacaatctcctcatctttgacgtcactccacttatcttcatcatcaccgttgttgtacaagccgtcaaagccagctcgtctccacgaacgtacaagctgaagggcagcaagtaactcgctgccaagagctcgccggcgcggctcaagtaaatcgccaagctcgctaaagagcctctcgcagtcgcaactagatgctggtatcgtgagtatatcaatcgcaaactggcttaaacacgggtattttgagcgtaattgaatccagtacttgactgggtggccatcgctaagatactgttcgcttgtccactctggctcttgagttctccagcgctcgtactcatcgtcgtgggcagcctctacctgagccttgttgcgccgtacgagggcgccaatcacatcatctattcctctatgccttggttttgcagttgtttgagatagaggacgtgtacgttgaggcttatacgactgccagagctgcaggaagccagcgttggctgatgttagccattctggcttatccacccagctgttctcgcagtagtatttgtagtatggatggaggcaggtagcagcgtagtatgctggcgatcgatcgagcttgttgtagtaatcgttggccttactcc from Pyrenophora tritici-repentis strain M4 chromosome 8, whole genome shotgun sequence includes the following:
- a CDS encoding Pyr-redox-3 multi-domain protein, giving the protein MDNEKALHESSTIGQKSPALDSKSAKTCSTGSNDGDEYGILSGFSTGKLNRCGTTSLPHVPAHRQKKVIIVGAGIAGIQQATVLLRTSVIKHDEMMIFDIQDGYGGVWNKNKYPGCACDVPAIIYSTSYFMNKRWTNFFATRPQIKQYYTDFAEQYQLQKCTKFQSFVRSCVWDNETFKWWLTVQNKITGETQQWLADFVCQCVGTLDRPKFGTTPGREKYRGISWHTAYWRHDIDLTGKKVAIIGCGPSAAQVIPEIVDRVENLAVYMRNPPTCVPRKDFKYSRLFRWACNWVPGFVYFVRQWMIFKIRSNRKVAMSDTKENLAMNAAAKQFLESEVKNRELQEMLMPNSKC